The window gctcagggcagaacatcgccctctcatgaaatatCCTGGTAATCACAGTAActaactcagtaccctgcttgagggtcaagaactcttgTGTCgatcgctccctctccacctggggaacgtactcatctcgaaacatagcagtgaacctctcccaggtcactgcagcaagctcagcaggcgtgtagtgcgccgtcacaaacttccacaagtccttcgctcccaagcgaagctggtttagcgcaaaccgaaccctcagatgctccggacacgagcaggtgtagaagcatccctcaatgtcagatatccatctcatcgcaacaatcaggtcctgcgtcccatcaaactctggaggcttcgtgttgctgaactcccgatagAGCAACGAGTATCCCCCTTGCGGCCTCCAGCCGCGACGGCTGCGGTGGCTGCAACAACAGCAGCATTAGTAAGagcggcataccgctcatcaaaagtctcaatcagtgtggtcttgatagacccaaacatctccagaatctCGGCCCgtatggccgcaaccacctcctcatgaatcatctgatgaaTTGCCTCGTCGCTGGCTCCGCTGCCCTCTGGTGTGTGTCGTGTCCCatccatgatgtctctgaaatacaacataaaaattatcagagactcgatcgagcatactcgcactcgataacgcaactcTACTCGTACCCCagtatcctaaggattcttacttggactgctctcTGATCcgatgtcttcagtagtacgggccctatactaccgaccacaccgcatcaacattcaccccaagtcctcctccttggatcctatctcacaagtactctacatctcgctagcataggctaccctttgGTAAGCCTCTCATAAACTCCTCACCactatctactcgctctcaagcatctcataataGCAGCAATcttctaggctaaggcatcacaaatcaggccactctagtcctatcatgaatacctagcctactctagcatggaTAACATAACCCAACATATCATAGTATTTCACGTATCATAACActtaatgtaagggtattttgggaaatcaccgttcgggcgctggctgatcgtacacacggctctgctctgcttgtttcaaaattcttttctttttaaaaattgtTTCATTGTtaaaaaatttcctcaaatcctcaatttgagtcaaGATACGCCCaggggtgcatccgaatccctcaaaccaaggctctgataccaacttgtaacaccgtaaaaatttagacatttttttttcacttttttaaAATCATACAATATAATTCACATtcacttttcaaaacattgtatcaacattatctcaatatgaaaccccaagatcaaaaacatataaactccgcgtgtgtgtacgaatcatgttggcgccttcctgcgatcatcactggtacctgaaacacataacacataacactgtaagcataaatgcttagtgagttccccaaaataccacataccacacgtacgcctttccaggccatattctaagggatcttccgatccaggtgtcttaggggacttccgtcccgggttccggtagaccttccggtcctacccgtatcgaccttccggtccgtacccTCTTGACCTTATGGTCCTTACCATACAtttcatacatagcacatacataccatataacacatatatcatatcatacaggaccttccggtcacacataagtacccatccaggtacagtatagtgagaagactcaccttagatGTCTCGGTAATctttgactcggtagaaatacgatctagcctccgcctcaAGGATGAAGTCCTTTGCTCGAAATCCTCAGATGCACCacctccttggtctcctctaagctggaatcacCTCTTTCTTGCAAGAACCAACcaaaaagatcaagaaatggctcctttcctctcaTAAACGCTCTAActctattagggtttctctctggggtttggtagccgccaATGacagccctaagggcctttaaataggtccccaaacccgagaaattagggtttcattaaacagcacggactcgccgagtccggtcattaacccggataagaaatcgcgaccctactcggcgagtctaaccactaactcgtcgagtccctccacaaactccaaaataaatgaataaaataatatacatgggaatccagatgttacaataaACCAACCAAATGTAATAGAGTTTTGTAATGAGAACTCTAACGTGTATCTCCGGCTGTAGTAAGAGAAAGTTCTTTGTTTAATCCACTTCCCCTTTCAATTTCACCATGACCGATGGATTCTTCTAGTTTATCTTTTTGACTTTCCCGAATCATATTTGTATGTTTACAAGAAGCACACACAACATTCATTAGAACAGCTACCATATAAAAAAAGACTCCAACATCGTGATGTTTTTTTGCAATCGCCACAATGACTAGCTGAAGATGGTGAGCAAAGCAATGAACATAATATGCAAACGTATTTTCTCTCATGATTAAAGATTTTAAACCATTAAGTTCCCACTCATATTATTTACTCCATCATACCCTTGACCCCTGATCTTCATCAAACTCAATCCATATTCATAAAATAAAGAGTCAATAGCAGATTTTAGAGACAACGCAGATGTATCCTTCACATGAACAAGACCAATAAATCGCTCTTTAACAATCTCACATGTAACATATCGTCAAACCACCGCCATTTGTTCATTTTTAGATATATTGTTGGACTCGTCAACTAATAAAGCAAAAACATCATCactaatttcttcaaaatttgatttAAGTACTTCTTGTGCAAAACAACGAGCAATGTCTTTTTGAATACATGGAGCCACCATTTGACTGTTCCCTGGAGCATTTTGTAACGTAACTTTCCATACACTCTCATTTTGATCCCGAACCAAATTCAATACTTCTAAAAAATTTCCTCTAAAAAGAGACATTTCAGACTCATCGTGTAACGCCCAgttcctggtacgcatttaacccatttatttatttattttgaaagaaggactcgacgagttggtggctcTAACTCTTCGAGTAGAGGGAAGACTATGTGCGGGGTTTAAgctacctactcggcgagtcgagacccccgactcgatgagtagctcctccagagtgaaaccctaatttcggggttttgcaccctatttaagcatcataacCCCCACCCCTGGCCTCATTCACAGCTTCCTTGTCCCAAACCCTGTTGAATATTaaagtgttgcgtcattgggcttcgTTATTAGTCCTTTTTGTAAACGGGTTGGGCCTGTCCTCACGTATTTAATTCTAGGGTTAGAGTAtatatggtgcatgcatgcatcttattcaAGTTAACTGTTTTGATTATTCttgtaaccctagcacaccttTATAGTTGTAATTCTTCATCGAGTTCATCCAAGGCATGActttaatcattcaacacttgTTTGATCAACATCGtgttctttatttacctgttgaATCTTATCGATCATAAATGATATTAATCgtaataattggtatcagagtaggagattGTGTACTATATATGCATCTATTCTGTTTGTTGAGATACTAGGGTTTCCGCTAATATAGGATCTAGTTTAATCATCGTTATTGGTTTTCTGACAACTAACTGTGATCTTTATATTACACTATTATTTGTTTAGTTTGCACATCTGATTCATAGCAGGTTACAAAGATCTTGTGAAAGTGCAACACGACGACTCGAACATCAACTCCTTAAATAACTCAAGCAGCATAGGATCAATAACCAGGATCCTGATTCTCTTCCCGCATGAGTATGACGTTTGGGCACTACATTTTGAAGACTGTGTTCTCGGTTCAGACGATAATGGTTATTTGATTTCAGAAGCAAACACTTTAGGTCCATTTGTTCACACAAAGACCAAAAGAACTATCAAAACTCAGAAAAAGTACAACCAACTGCTTCTTGATGTAAATGATGTGCCTCAAGATGAGAAAGACAAACTTATGAGCAACATTAAAGCGATGAGAATCATCAGATTCGCTTTGCAAGAAGATACtttccacctacgcgtggatataaagaacgtaaaaacggagctcgtacgcgaaagttacgaaatttCAAAGATCGGGGAACAAACTACGAGGCTTGTCTGAAGGGAACGTCGTGCATTCCTAAGGAACACCCCGCGTTCATAGACTCAGAGCCAGTCCCATCGTCCATCAAGTCCGAATTAGTAAGCTATGACGCACGATGGAATGCCCCGCGTTCGAGACCTCTTCCAACactataaaagggatgcaaggGCTCCGACTTTTGATTGATAATTTACCACATTCTCTCCAAAATTTCACACTTCTACCCTCTCGAGACTACCCTGACATCCCGGTTTCATATCCAAACTCTGATGGAAGTTCGAAGCCCCGAGATTTCTGAGAAATCGACTTCTTTccggtcgaagtgctgcccgagcAAAGCATCGTTTTCATCAAATCATCActtctaccaagtgagttcatacccctatattttcacgtcTTTACTATATTTTAAGGGGGAAAAAtacaagtgaaacgcaagaaaaacttatgttaaaaaTGCAAATCATTACATACAGTTTCTAATGCTTCATCtacattttgtgtataaatgttaaataagtaaaataatgttattacaaatattatactttacatgcaaagttCGTAATACACCAAGGTTTTTCATTCTAATGGAACACACTTtcgaaaaactataataggtatagtttacgagatattcatgatattttacataCTATAAACACTATAAAGaggaaatacttacatttacaagaaaaagtggacttttcatacgtaaatctattgatactaacttttgtgagacattcgacTTCAACGTACTTTtaagtacgcatttcaagtcctatattataaaccataatctcttgtagggagagcgtgatacttgtgtatagatctacacgggatttgacaatcccgcacctacactgttagctacagttagaccagcaggtctggggtgacaaacgtcataacacttCAATGCTTGAAGAACATTGTTataggcagtctgggtcaataacacggttataaaactcacatggagtattaaaacatTTTGATTTACGGGGCCATCAAACgccttagtgattatatatacatgtataaatctacttacactattttaggtatggaaaatacttatgcattccaatttttggaacttttaaaactaacatacatttatggaaaatattggattttctagaaacaaactcagTCATTTCATACAGAAGGGCATACAACTCTtatacaaaaacacttatgaactcaccaacttaattgttgacattttcaaaactacttgtatttctcagggattcattAATACAGGTAAACACCAGCTTTTGGGGAAGGGACGCTAAGACGTCAGTTTCAAAACttattaaatcatcatatttaatttatttttgaaacaatgtatcacatgcaacaatgtaacttttaaattatatttatgatacttgtgtttactttctttactatttacaCTACtcttatgatactacatgaagtcatctgctCTCGAACGATtttgtcgttctggtttgggggtgtgacagattggtatcagagcattgtttatagcgtactaagtatatcgaaccacataagatatacaaactataaatgcaaagggactaaaactctctaactaaatgttttcacacAAACAAGATCTTATTAAATTAAAATGGTAGTTTCATAAaggtacaaatacatgcatgtaACAGTTTAATTTCATAGTTAGAACTATACAAAAGTATTAACACAAGTTGGACACTATGACTAGGCCTCAGAATATGTAATCAGAtctaggatgaatatagcctgatcaactatatttatccaagatTTGACCAACGTATGTTGGGGAAtagtcgtagtgagcaacaagtcaaaaacttaccaaagtaaCACTAGAATCAAACTTACAAATTTAAATAGTACTAGAGTATTTTTTGACACTATAAAAAGCTATAAAAAATGTGTAAACCTTGAAATTTCATTAGAACTAGAAATAGTCAAATAAATAGAAATATGCTTATAAaaactaaagaaaaaaaaaaccttcccCGACAGCTCTGTAATTGCAAAGTGCATGCTTTAAAGTTACACATGATTGAGGTTTCATAGACTTAGGATTTATGATTTCGCtttaggtccttttccttgtttggatgtgggcttagagtGAAGCTACTTATCCAACAGCCTATTCGATCTCAATTGTATGTAATTTGTATACACTAGGTAATTATAAGAGGACTCGGTGTAGGTCTTATCATAAAATTTTCTGTTTACACtcaagttttatatatatttctcTTATCTCTACTCCCAATCAGACGAAATGGCAGGATTTCATATCCCCAGGGATCCCTACTACCctaaccagggcaatggaggctgGGTCGAGGAGGATccagaagaggatcccgaagagattcCCGAGGAAGATCCAGAAGAAGACCTCGAagacgaagaagaagaggaagaagatgatgaggGCACTGACTCAGAACCGGATGTCTACAATCCTCCCCAGGAAGCACTAAATCCCTGATGGAACTTTCAGAGCCCGACGCCCCGCTGGGCTGAAGATCTGAAACAATGGAGCAAGGAACAAGGACAACGTCCTCCCTACGGCATGGGACGAGGCTTTTATAACCTCAGTAGCAGAGGTTCAGCTGATAGAGCACTCCTCGTCATGATTCGTCGCATCGCCAACCAAGGCGAGCAAGCTAGAGTCAACGCCAACCAGATCATGGACGTTGGTGCCACCGCCCAAGTCACGGTGGTACGTCTTCGTCGCCTGGACGAAGAACATGAGCGAACAATAAATCACACCTTTTCCCTTCAGAAAGAAATTACCGCTGCTAGAGCCGAGGTGAGAGAGTTCCGGAAAAGCCAAGTCGCAATGGAGAGGCGCGTCATCGAGGCTGAACGCCGAGTAGCTCGAACTCAGATTTCCA of the Lactuca sativa cultivar Salinas chromosome 6, Lsat_Salinas_v11, whole genome shotgun sequence genome contains:
- the LOC111880403 gene encoding uncharacterized protein LOC111880403 — translated: MSLFRGNFLEVLNLVRDQNESVWKVTLQNAPGNSQMVAPCIQKDIARCFAQEVLKSNFEEISDDVFALLVDESNNISKNEQMAVDTSALSLKSAIDSLFYEYGLSLMKIRGQGYDGLVIVAIAKKHHDVGVFFYMVAVLMNVVCASCKHTNMIRESQKDKLEESIGHGEIERGSGLNKELSLTTAGDTR